One genomic segment of Suricata suricatta isolate VVHF042 chromosome 16, meerkat_22Aug2017_6uvM2_HiC, whole genome shotgun sequence includes these proteins:
- the NECTIN2 gene encoding nectin-2 isoform X3, with protein sequence MARAAALSPSRSSPTLPLLTLLLLLLLRETGAQDVQVRVPPEVRGDLGGTVQLPCLLLPSGPEVRVSQVTWLHVDATGASRSVAAFHPAYGPSFRDSKSGEERLSFVTAGPSAGARQGTEKELHDATLALRGLTVEDEGNYTCEFATFPSGTSRGVTRLRAIAQPQNHADTQEVTLSLEAVPVARCVSEGGRPPARISWFSPLDGEAKESQMSGPVPGTFTVTSRFILVPLSQADGVKVTCKVEHESFQEPILLPITLSVRYPPEVSISGYDDNWYLGRRDASLNCDVRSKPEPTGYDWSTTTGVFPASAVAQGPQLIIHSVDKLVNTTFICTVTNAVGTGHAEQVVLVRDTPRASPRDVGPVVWGAVGGTLLVLLLLAGGSLAFILLRVRRRRKSPGGGGGGADHNGGGSYDPKTQVFGNGGPVFWTPAAPGPLKPDGKDEEDEEDEEKAEEGLMLPPPKALEDDMESQLDGSLISRRAIYV encoded by the exons gagCCCAGGATGTGCAAGTTCGAGTGCCGCCCGAGGTGCGGGGCGACCTGGGGGGGACCGTGCAGCTCCCATGTCTCCTGCTCCCATCGGGACCGGAGGTCCGAGTCTCACAGGTGACGTGGCTGCACGTGGACGCCACCGGCGCCAGCAGGAGCGTGGCCGCCTTCCACCCTGCCTATGGGCCCAGCTTCCGCGACTCCAAGTCTGGCGAAGAGCGGCTGTCCTTCGTCACCGCCGGGCCGAGCGCGGGGGCCAGGCAGGGCACCGAGAAGGAGCTACACGATGCCACGCTGGCCCTCCGGGGGCTGACGGTGGAGGACGAGGGCAACTACACCTGCGAGTTTGCCACCTTCCCCAGTGGCACCAGTCGGGGGGTGACTCGGCTCCGGGCCATAG CACAGCCGCAGAACCATGCTGACACGCAGGAGGTCACCCTCAGCCTGGAAGCTGTGCCTGTGGCCCGCTGTGTCTCCGAGGGGGGCCGGCCACCCGCCCGAATCTCCTGGTTCTCGCCCCTGGACGGGGAGGCCAAAGAGAGCCAGATGTCCGGGCCTGTGCCCGGCACGTTCACTGTCACCAGCCGCTTCATCTTGGTGCCCCTGAGCCAAGCAGATGGTGTCAAGGTCACCTGCAAAGTGGAGCACGAGAGCTTTCAGGAGCCCATCTTGCTGCCCATTACCCTCTCTGTGCGCT ACCCCCCCGAGGTCTCCATCTCCGGCTATGACGACAACTGGTACCTCGGCCGCAGAGACGCCTCCCTGAACTGTGATGTCCGCAGCAAGCCGGAGCCCACGGGCTACGACTGGAGCAC gACCACAGGTGTCTTCCCCGCTTCCGCAGTCGCCCAGGGCCCCCAGCTCATCATCCATTCGGTGGACAAACTAGTCAACACCACGTTCATCTGCACCGTCACCAACGCTGTGGGCACGGGTCATGCTGAGCAGGTGGTCCTCGTCCGAG acACACCCCGGGCCTCGCCCCGAGACGTGGGTCCAGTGGTGTGGGGGGCCGTGGGGGGGACACTGCTGGTGCTGCTGCTTCTGGCTGGGGGGTCCTTGGCCTTCATCTTgctgagggtgaggaggaggaggaagagcccaggaggaggaggaggaggcgcaGACCACAATGGAGGAGGATCCTACGATCCAAAAACTCAGGTGTTTGGGAATGGGGGCCCCGTCTTCTGGACGCCAGCCGCCCCTGGTCCCCTGAAGCCAGATGGCAAGgacgaggaggacgaggaggacgaggagaaggcagaggaaggtcTCATGTTGCCTCCACCCAAGGCTCTCGAGGACGACATGGAGTCCCAGCTGGATGGCTCCCTCATTTCCCGGCGGGCAATTTACGTGTGA